One part of the Polycyclovorans algicola TG408 genome encodes these proteins:
- the trpD gene encoding anthranilate phosphoribosyltransferase, translated as MSITPQAALQRVIEHREIFADEMTALMRAIMQGEVSPVMMAALMIGLRVKKETVGEIAAAAAVMREFSRKVEVTSEGGPLLDIVGTGGDGSHSFNISTCSMFVVAACGARVAKHGNRGVSSKSGSADVLEALGVAIDLPPEAVSDVLAETGIGFMFAPNHHPAMKAVAPVRREMGVKTLFNILGPLTNPAGAPNILMGVFHEDLVGIQVRVLQRLGAERALVVFGRDGLDELTLGGVTRVGELRDGVVSEYDVHPEDFGLPMAGTRQLAVADARESCARIRDVLADRPGPHRDIVRFNAGASLYAAGLAADIAAGIALASEALASGAAKAKCDALITATRARAKG; from the coding sequence ATGAGCATCACGCCCCAGGCGGCGCTGCAACGCGTCATCGAACACCGCGAGATTTTTGCCGATGAAATGACCGCGCTGATGCGCGCCATCATGCAGGGCGAGGTCAGCCCGGTGATGATGGCCGCGTTGATGATCGGCCTGCGGGTGAAGAAGGAAACCGTGGGCGAGATTGCCGCCGCAGCCGCGGTGATGCGCGAGTTCTCACGCAAAGTCGAGGTGACGTCTGAGGGCGGGCCGCTGCTCGATATCGTCGGTACCGGCGGCGACGGCTCGCACAGCTTCAACATTTCCACCTGTTCGATGTTCGTGGTCGCGGCTTGTGGCGCGCGCGTGGCCAAGCATGGCAACCGCGGCGTGTCGTCGAAGTCGGGCAGTGCCGATGTGCTGGAAGCCCTTGGTGTGGCCATCGACCTGCCGCCAGAGGCCGTGAGCGACGTGCTGGCCGAAACCGGCATTGGCTTCATGTTTGCGCCGAATCATCATCCGGCGATGAAGGCGGTGGCCCCGGTGCGCCGCGAGATGGGCGTGAAAACCCTGTTCAATATTCTCGGGCCGCTGACCAATCCGGCCGGCGCGCCGAACATTCTCATGGGCGTGTTTCACGAAGACCTCGTGGGCATCCAGGTGCGGGTGCTGCAACGCCTGGGCGCCGAACGCGCGCTGGTGGTGTTTGGCCGCGACGGGCTGGATGAACTGACCCTGGGCGGCGTGACCCGCGTCGGCGAGCTGCGCGACGGCGTGGTCAGCGAATACGACGTGCACCCCGAAGACTTCGGCTTGCCGATGGCCGGCACCCGGCAGTTGGCCGTGGCCGATGCTAGAGAGTCCTGCGCGCGGATTCGTGATGTGCTCGCCGACCGACCTGGCCCGCACCGCGACATCGTGCGCTTCAATGCCGGGGCGTCGCTTTATGCCGCCGGGCTGGCGGCCGACATTGCCGCTGGCATTGCGCTGGCCAGTGAAGCCCTGGCGTCCGGCGCCGCAAAGGCCAAGTGCGATGCGCTGATTACCGCGACCCGCGCGCGGGCCAAGGGGTGA
- a CDS encoding aminodeoxychorismate/anthranilate synthase component II, with protein sequence MLLMIDNYDSFTYNLVQYFGELGAEVVVHRNDQITVDEVAALKPRHIVLSPGPCTPDEAGICLALIDRLKGQFPILGVCLGHQAIGQAFGGKVVRARQVMHGKTSAVVHNDQGVFRGLPSPYTATRYHSLIVDRVGLPDCFETTAWTVTDNGEVDELMGLRHKTLPIEGVQFHPESILTEHGHALLKNFMEAYP encoded by the coding sequence ATGCTGTTGATGATCGACAACTACGACAGCTTTACCTACAACCTCGTCCAATACTTCGGCGAGTTGGGGGCCGAGGTGGTGGTGCACCGCAACGACCAGATCACGGTCGATGAGGTGGCGGCGCTGAAGCCCCGTCACATCGTGCTGTCGCCGGGACCGTGCACGCCGGACGAAGCAGGTATTTGTCTGGCGTTGATCGACCGGCTCAAGGGGCAATTTCCAATTCTCGGTGTGTGCCTCGGGCACCAGGCCATCGGCCAGGCGTTCGGCGGCAAAGTGGTGCGCGCGCGGCAGGTGATGCACGGCAAGACCAGCGCGGTGGTGCACAACGACCAGGGCGTGTTTCGAGGCTTGCCCAGCCCTTACACGGCCACGCGCTATCACTCGCTGATCGTCGACCGCGTGGGTCTACCGGATTGTTTCGAGACCACGGCGTGGACCGTGACCGACAACGGCGAGGTTGATGAACTCATGGGTCTGCGCCACAAGACCCTGCCGATCGAGGGCGTGCAGTTTCACCCCGAGTCCATCCTCACCGAGCACGGCCATGCTCTGCTGAAGAACTTCATGGAGGCTTACCCATGA
- a CDS encoding VOC family protein gives MSLLTHVVVGTNDLPKARAFYDGVLATLGAKRLMNMEDRASIWGLDAPQLMVTKPVNGQAACHANGGTVGLAASSREVVRAFHAKALELGATCEGAPGPRPFTPTAYGAYVRDPDGNKLCAYCFAAE, from the coding sequence ATGAGCTTGCTCACGCACGTGGTTGTCGGCACCAACGATCTGCCCAAGGCGCGCGCGTTTTATGACGGCGTGCTGGCCACCCTGGGCGCCAAGCGCCTGATGAACATGGAAGACCGCGCCTCGATCTGGGGCCTTGATGCGCCGCAGCTCATGGTCACCAAGCCGGTCAACGGACAGGCGGCCTGCCACGCCAACGGCGGCACGGTGGGTCTCGCCGCCAGCAGCCGCGAAGTTGTGCGCGCGTTTCATGCCAAAGCGCTGGAACTTGGCGCCACCTGCGAAGGCGCGCCGGGCCCGCGCCCCTTCACTCCCACCGCTTACGGCGCCTACGTGCGTGACCCGGACGGTAACAAGCTCTGCGCGTACTGCTTCGCGGCAGAATAA
- a CDS encoding vWA domain-containing protein has product MKRRNRNIEQSSLSFLDAISCGFGAIIILVVITKSAPPSIEEPTPVVNAAQAQQLSLLAQQTAGEREAVEAELAAAEATKAAAAEELASLRVSADSEAQKVVETERDTVVTTTLERQLAAARQTLTEEMRRLQGSTRARPDAPVAGIPVDSEYVIFVIDTSGSMQQLAWRSVQQKMNEALDAYPQIKGFQVMSDMGEYMFSSYRGDWIPDTPARRRTVLQRLVNWAPFSNSSPVEGITAAIRTYARTDRKISIYVFGDDFTGRSINDVVLTVRRINPKDRSGRASVRIHGIGFPVLMNNRGAADGALRFANLMRVLAEESGGAFIGLEETR; this is encoded by the coding sequence GTGAAGCGTCGCAACCGCAATATCGAGCAATCCAGCCTGTCGTTTCTGGATGCGATTTCCTGCGGCTTCGGCGCCATCATCATTCTGGTGGTGATCACCAAATCGGCGCCGCCATCTATTGAAGAGCCAACGCCGGTGGTCAACGCGGCGCAGGCCCAGCAACTGTCGTTGCTGGCCCAGCAAACCGCCGGCGAGCGCGAGGCGGTCGAGGCTGAACTTGCCGCGGCGGAGGCAACCAAGGCTGCTGCCGCGGAGGAACTCGCAAGCCTGCGCGTGAGCGCCGACTCCGAAGCGCAGAAGGTCGTCGAAACCGAGCGCGACACCGTGGTGACGACGACCTTGGAGCGGCAGTTGGCGGCTGCGCGGCAGACCTTGACCGAAGAAATGCGCCGCCTGCAGGGCAGCACGCGCGCACGACCCGATGCCCCGGTCGCCGGTATTCCCGTGGACAGCGAGTACGTCATCTTCGTGATCGACACTTCGGGCAGCATGCAGCAACTGGCTTGGCGCTCGGTGCAGCAGAAAATGAACGAGGCACTCGATGCCTATCCGCAGATCAAGGGGTTTCAGGTGATGAGCGACATGGGTGAGTACATGTTCAGCTCGTACCGGGGTGACTGGATTCCCGACACCCCGGCACGGCGGCGCACGGTGTTGCAGCGGCTCGTCAACTGGGCGCCGTTTTCAAACTCCAGTCCGGTTGAGGGCATCACGGCCGCAATCCGCACCTACGCGCGCACTGATCGCAAGATCAGCATTTACGTTTTTGGTGACGATTTCACCGGCCGCTCGATCAACGACGTGGTGTTGACCGTGCGACGTATCAACCCCAAGGACCGGAGCGGGCGCGCCTCGGTGCGCATCCACGGCATTGGTTTTCCGGTATTGATGAACAATCGGGGCGCGGCCGATGGCGCGCTGCGGTTTGCGAACTTGATGCGCGTGCTGGCCGAAGAAAGCGGCGGCGCATTTATCGGCCTGGAGGAAACGCGTTGA
- a CDS encoding vWA domain-containing protein — MKRRKRVISEQGLSFLDAISCGFGAVILLFIIVDHAVIQVNQPGNESQMTRVEALEDQVLDEKQDLLMQQAALDDVLEATRLAQAEAERLRRQIKQQRESQPNLEGEQDASRTRLQQMQAELLALESEVEAMRAQANDPAGDAIREVQGDGRQQYLSGLSVDGQRILILVDASASMLSYTIVDAIRRRNQPEASRQQAPKWRRTLAAADWMSSQIPATSQFQILAFNTQVSAPHGTANRWLAARGGDDINAAIRGLRKTVPGGGTSLHAAFNAARALQPAPDAIYLITDGLPTQGAQVQRGAVSGTQRLRNFNEAVARLPRSAPVHTLLLPMEGDPRAAGAYWNLGRATGGSMLTPSRDWP; from the coding sequence GTGAAACGGCGCAAACGCGTCATCAGTGAGCAGGGGTTGTCGTTTCTCGACGCCATTTCCTGTGGCTTTGGCGCGGTGATTCTGCTGTTCATCATCGTTGACCACGCGGTGATACAGGTGAATCAACCCGGCAACGAAAGCCAGATGACCCGCGTCGAGGCGCTCGAAGACCAAGTGCTCGATGAAAAGCAGGACCTGCTGATGCAGCAAGCCGCGCTCGACGACGTGCTGGAGGCCACGCGGCTCGCCCAGGCCGAGGCCGAACGGCTGCGCCGGCAGATCAAGCAGCAGCGCGAAAGCCAGCCCAACCTTGAAGGCGAGCAGGATGCCAGCCGCACCCGGCTGCAGCAGATGCAGGCCGAGTTGCTGGCGTTGGAGAGCGAGGTCGAAGCCATGCGTGCCCAGGCCAACGACCCGGCGGGCGATGCGATTCGCGAGGTACAGGGTGACGGCCGCCAGCAATACCTCAGCGGCTTGTCGGTGGATGGCCAGCGCATCCTGATTCTGGTCGACGCCTCGGCGAGCATGCTCAGTTACACCATTGTTGATGCCATCCGCCGTCGCAATCAGCCGGAAGCCAGTCGCCAGCAGGCGCCCAAATGGCGCCGCACCCTGGCCGCTGCCGACTGGATGAGCTCGCAGATTCCGGCCACCAGTCAGTTCCAGATTCTGGCCTTCAACACGCAGGTGAGCGCGCCGCACGGCACTGCCAACCGCTGGCTGGCGGCGCGCGGCGGCGATGACATCAATGCCGCCATTCGCGGCCTGCGCAAGACCGTGCCCGGCGGCGGCACCAGCCTGCACGCCGCGTTCAACGCCGCGCGCGCCCTGCAACCGGCACCGGACGCGATCTACCTGATCACCGACGGACTGCCGACCCAGGGTGCGCAGGTGCAGCGCGGCGCGGTGTCGGGCACGCAGCGGCTGCGCAATTTCAACGAGGCCGTGGCACGACTGCCGCGCAGTGCGCCGGTGCACACGCTGTTGCTGCCGATGGAGGGCGACCCGCGGGCCGCCGGCGCTTACTGGAACCTGGGCCGCGCCACCGGCGGCTCGATGCTCACGCCCTCGCGGGACTGGCCGTGA
- a CDS encoding MotA/TolQ/ExbB proton channel family protein encodes MSPSLPRQFPVEFVYQLFALLVAIVLVHAVYVGLIRPQAAAALALQAQTLAADPGAITERSTWIVLKDAEQEICFILMFWGMAIIGYKARRVMDERRAFATELMQVPEGQSLLPEDARQYARALEALPTAERERLLPEALLTALQRFRSTRNIQDVAVAVDQVCESRTDRLDSELSMIRYIAWAIPSIGFIGTVRGIGDALGMAHQAVKGDITGVTAALGVAFNSTLIALILSIILMFFLHQLQLMQERLVIETRRYCDRRLIQHLQAN; translated from the coding sequence ATGTCACCCAGTTTGCCCCGGCAGTTCCCGGTCGAATTCGTCTACCAACTGTTTGCGCTGCTGGTGGCCATCGTGCTGGTGCACGCGGTCTATGTCGGGCTGATTCGTCCGCAGGCAGCGGCGGCGCTGGCGCTTCAGGCACAGACGCTTGCGGCCGACCCGGGGGCGATCACCGAGCGTTCGACCTGGATCGTGCTCAAGGATGCCGAGCAGGAAATCTGCTTCATCCTCATGTTCTGGGGCATGGCGATCATCGGCTACAAGGCGCGGCGGGTGATGGACGAGCGGCGCGCGTTTGCCACCGAGTTGATGCAAGTGCCCGAAGGCCAGAGCCTGCTGCCCGAAGATGCCCGCCAGTACGCACGCGCGCTTGAAGCGCTGCCGACGGCCGAGCGCGAACGTCTGCTGCCCGAGGCGCTGCTGACGGCGCTGCAGCGCTTCCGCTCGACCCGCAACATCCAGGATGTTGCCGTGGCGGTTGATCAGGTTTGCGAGTCGCGCACCGACCGGCTGGATTCCGAACTGTCGATGATCCGCTACATCGCCTGGGCGATTCCGTCGATCGGCTTCATCGGCACGGTGCGCGGCATCGGCGATGCGCTGGGCATGGCGCATCAGGCGGTCAAGGGCGACATCACCGGCGTCACCGCGGCGCTGGGTGTGGCCTTCAACTCGACGCTGATCGCGCTGATTCTCAGCATCATCCTCATGTTCTTCCTCCACCAGTTGCAGTTGATGCAGGAGCGTCTGGTGATCGAAACACGGCGCTACTGCGACCGCCGGCTGATTCAGCACCTGCAGGCCAACTGA
- a CDS encoding SUMF1/EgtB/PvdO family nonheme iron enzyme, giving the protein MSPPETVIQPQAYQPPQPGARPPRGPISRLTWVYTAIGVALLLFTLAMLFLFTARAVTVTVEPLPEEVEVSGGLVIRWGERYLMRPGDYRVQAQKARYHDLDETFTVGTDASQTHAFEMKLLPGRLVVRSTPEAADVALDGEPVATLPVAFIEVEKGTYELKVTAARHEDHTQKIEVTGGGDELLVEVALTPAWAPVSLSSMPEGATIEVDGKAEGTTPATVEMGAGERQVMVSAPGFKPWSGTLVVASDVPQTVPPITLAPADGEVQVTSAPAGAAVSVGGTFRGNTPLTLTLAPDRAHELRASLDGHSSARQSVTVKPDGRESVRFALTPILGDVRFDIRPADAEVLIDGKPTDVSAGRLRLPARAHKLQVRKAGYVTQDSQFRPRADGEQRVSIKLLTEAEARLAAIPATVSAANGHTLKRVPPGEFLLGTPRNDQGRQANEGQRPVKLTRYYYLSATEVTNAQFRKYLSSHVSGITGRETLDNEQQPAVRVSWVQAARYCNWLSKQQGLEPAYTNDGELITPVGTGYRLPSEAEWEWAARHAGLSTPLRYPWGGAMPPPAGSGNFADESAKALVNDWMAGFNDGYAASAPVGHYAVSRLGLFDMGGNVSEWTHDRYDGALVVSQQTQVDPFGADQGGDRVIRGSSYKHGRITELRLAWRDFGRAERDDLGFRVARYAE; this is encoded by the coding sequence GTGAGTCCGCCGGAAACCGTCATCCAGCCACAGGCCTATCAGCCGCCTCAGCCCGGCGCCCGTCCGCCACGCGGGCCGATCTCGCGGCTGACCTGGGTTTACACCGCCATCGGTGTGGCGCTGCTGTTGTTCACACTCGCGATGCTGTTCCTGTTCACTGCCCGCGCGGTGACGGTGACGGTTGAGCCGCTACCGGAAGAAGTCGAGGTGTCCGGCGGTCTGGTGATCCGTTGGGGCGAGCGGTATCTGATGCGCCCCGGCGACTACCGCGTGCAGGCCCAAAAGGCGCGCTACCACGATCTTGATGAGACCTTCACGGTTGGCACTGACGCCAGCCAGACCCACGCCTTCGAGATGAAACTGTTGCCCGGTCGGTTGGTGGTGCGCAGCACACCCGAGGCGGCCGACGTGGCCCTCGACGGCGAGCCGGTCGCGACCTTGCCGGTCGCGTTCATCGAGGTCGAAAAGGGCACTTACGAACTCAAAGTGACCGCCGCGCGGCACGAAGACCACACGCAGAAGATCGAGGTCACCGGCGGCGGTGACGAGCTGTTGGTCGAGGTGGCGCTAACGCCAGCGTGGGCGCCGGTGAGCCTCAGCAGCATGCCGGAGGGGGCAACCATCGAGGTCGACGGCAAGGCCGAGGGCACCACGCCGGCCACGGTCGAGATGGGTGCGGGTGAGCGGCAGGTGATGGTCAGCGCACCGGGGTTCAAACCGTGGTCGGGCACGCTGGTGGTGGCGTCCGACGTGCCGCAGACCGTGCCGCCCATCACCCTGGCGCCGGCGGATGGCGAGGTGCAGGTGACCAGCGCGCCCGCCGGTGCGGCGGTCAGCGTCGGTGGTACGTTCCGGGGCAACACGCCGCTCACGCTCACGCTCGCACCCGACCGCGCCCACGAGTTACGCGCCAGTCTCGACGGCCACAGCAGCGCCCGGCAAAGCGTCACCGTGAAACCCGATGGCCGTGAGTCGGTGCGCTTCGCGCTGACGCCCATTCTGGGTGACGTGCGCTTCGACATTCGCCCGGCCGACGCCGAGGTCTTGATTGACGGCAAGCCCACCGACGTCAGCGCCGGCCGTCTGCGTCTGCCGGCACGCGCCCACAAGTTGCAGGTGCGCAAGGCCGGGTACGTGACCCAGGACAGCCAGTTCAGACCGCGCGCCGATGGCGAGCAGCGGGTCAGCATCAAGTTGCTGACCGAGGCCGAAGCGCGGTTGGCGGCAATCCCCGCAACCGTGTCGGCCGCCAACGGCCATACGCTGAAACGGGTCCCGCCGGGCGAGTTCTTACTTGGCACGCCGCGCAATGACCAGGGGCGGCAGGCCAACGAAGGCCAGCGTCCGGTGAAGCTCACGCGTTATTACTACCTGTCGGCCACTGAGGTGACCAACGCCCAGTTCCGCAAGTACCTGAGCAGCCATGTGTCGGGCATCACCGGGCGCGAAACGCTGGACAACGAACAGCAGCCGGCGGTGCGCGTGAGTTGGGTGCAGGCGGCGCGCTATTGCAACTGGCTCAGCAAACAGCAGGGCCTGGAACCGGCGTACACCAACGACGGCGAGCTGATCACCCCGGTCGGCACCGGCTACCGTTTGCCCAGTGAGGCTGAATGGGAATGGGCGGCGCGCCACGCCGGCCTGTCGACGCCACTGCGCTATCCATGGGGCGGGGCGATGCCGCCGCCGGCGGGAAGCGGCAATTTTGCCGACGAGTCGGCCAAGGCGCTGGTCAACGACTGGATGGCCGGCTTCAATGACGGCTATGCCGCCAGCGCACCGGTCGGTCATTATGCCGTCAGCCGCCTGGGCCTGTTCGACATGGGCGGCAATGTCAGCGAATGGACACATGACCGCTACGACGGCGCGCTGGTGGTCAGCCAGCAAACGCAGGTCGACCCGTTTGGCGCCGACCAGGGCGGTGACCGGGTGATTCGCGGGTCCAGCTACAAGCACGGCCGCATCACCGAACTGCGGCTCGCCTGGCGCGACTTCGGCCGTGCCGAGCGTGATGATCTGGGCTTCAGGGTGGCGCGCTATGCCGAATAA